The Henckelia pumila isolate YLH828 chromosome 2, ASM3356847v2, whole genome shotgun sequence genome includes a window with the following:
- the LOC140885273 gene encoding inactive RHOMBOID-like protein 8, protein MEETPKLQTLVDVKPTPHWVPRISAELTAEESVKEQRIPFPFFRPLSQRKENTWIISIFVILHLIAFTATMFVNDCWGNSHAQCAVKSLGRFSFQPLAENPLLGPSASALDSMGALHKRYLVKGHQPWRLLTSSCLHGGVFHIIISLSSVVFVGIHLEQEFGPLRTGLIYILSALMGSLVAALFLQDRASVTSSGALFGLLGALLSGLIRNWKIYSRKSATLVLFFIILTLNTIVGLMPYVNNFSNIGGFLSGFLTGFMLLFKPELGKVYRIKGFLIEYDAKKMVQDRHKFDKPVLRSVCLVIFSLVLAGVTVAIVQGVNVNKYCSWCRYIDCVPLKWWSCDDITMPCEAMTSAEQLTLTCSGNGKFRVLPLANVSEARIQDLCYLICS, encoded by the exons ATGGAAGAAACCCCAAAACTCCAAACCCTTGTAGACGTGAAGCCCACTCCACATTGGGTACCAAGAATCTCAGCTGAACTCACGGCAGAAGAATCTGTCAAAGAACAGAGAATACCCTTTCCATTCTTCAGGCCGCTCTCTCAGAGAAAGGAGAACACTTGGATCATATCTATATTTGTCATCCTTCACTTGATTGCTTTTACCGCCACTATGTTTGTAAATGATTGTTGGGGCAATTCCCATGCGCAATGCGCCGTCAAATCCCTTGGAAGGTTCTCCTTTCAGCCGCTAGCCGAAAATCCTTTGCTCGGCCCCTCAGCTTCTGC GCTTGATTCGATGGGGGCGCTTCATAAGAGATATTTGGTGAAAGGTCATCAACCGTGGCGCCTTCTCACGAGCTCATGCTTGCACGGAGGTGTTTTCCACATTATCATCAGTCTTTCTagtgtagtatttgttggaaTTCACTTGGAGCAAGAGTTTGGACCAT TGAGGACAGGACTTATCTACATACTTTCAGCCCTAATGGGTAGTTTGGTAGCTGCTTTATTTCTTCAAGATAGGGCATCAGTTACTTCTTCCGGTGCGTTATTCGGATTGCTTGGTGCATTGCTGTCCGGACTTATACGAAATTGGAAGATTTACTCCAGAAAG TCTGCAACTCTTGTGTTGTTTTTCATCATCTTGACATTGAACACAATAGTCGGCCTGATGCCATATGTCAACAACTTCTCCAACATCGGGGGATTTCTCTCAGGATTTCTTACTGGTTTTATGCTTCTATTCAAGCCAGAGCTTGGGAAAGTATATCGTATTAAAGGCTTTTTGATTGAATATGATGCTAAGAAGATGGTTCAGGACAGACACAAGTTTGATAAACCAGTCTTGAGGAGTGTTTGTCTGGTCATTTTCAGTCTTGT ACTTGCTGGAGTTACTGTTGCTATTGTACAAGGAGTAAATGTGAACAAGTACTGCAGCTGGTGCCGTTACATTGATTGTGTTCCTTTGAAATGGTGGAGCTGTGACGACATAACTATGCCTTGTGAG GCGATGACAAGCGCTGAGCAGTTGACTCTGACTTGCTCTGGCAATGGCAAGTTTAGGGTGTTGCCTTTGGCTAATGTCTCAGAAGCAAGAATCCAGGACCTATGCTATCTCATTTGCTCATAG
- the LOC140880716 gene encoding magnesium transporter MRS2-1-like isoform X1, translating into MADLKERLLLPKPASAFNLRDSSCRPAASGWLGVEVSGLKKRGQGLRSWIRVDANGNSQVIEVDKFTMMRRCDLPARDLRLLDPLFVYPSTILGREKAIVVNLEQIRCIITADEVLLLNSLDSYVLQYVVELQRRLQAADVGEVWQSEGPELSRRRGSRNFDIMLANASPDYLPFEFRALEVALETACTFLDTQAAELEIEAYPLLDELTSKISTLNLERVRRLKSRLVALTRRVQKVRDEIEQLMDDDGDMAEMYLTEKKRRMESSFYGDQSLMGARSVDVLLSVSAPISPVSSPPCGRKLEKSLSIARSRQESVRSSESVNRIEELEMLLEAYFVVIDSTLNKLTSLKEYIDDTEDFINIQLDNVRNQLIQFELLLTTATFVVAIFGVVAGIFGMNFPIPLFDDPDAFKWVMIITGVSGLIMFCLFLWFYKYRRLMPL; encoded by the exons ATGGCAGACCTTAAAGAACGCCTACTCCTACCAAAACCTGCTTCTGCTTTTAATCTCAGAGATTCATCGTGTAGGCCGGCTGCCTCTGGCTGGCTAGGGGTGGAAGTGTCTGGCCTCAAAAAGCGAGGGCAAGGCCTTAGATCATGGATACGAGTAGATGCCAATGGGAATTCCCAAGTGATAGAGGTTGACAAGTTCACTATGATGCGTCGTTGTGATCTTCCTGCACGTGATCTAAGATTATTGGATCCGTTGTTTGTTTACCCCTCAACCATCCTCGGTCGAGAGAAGGCAATTGTTGTGAATCTTGAGCAGATTCGATGTATCATCACTGCAGATGAGGTTTTGTTGTTAAATTCTCTTGATAGCTATGTACTACAGTATGTGGTGGAGCTGCAGCGACGTCTACAAGCGGCGGATGTTGGTGAAGTTTGGCAGTCTGAAGGTCCAGAGTTAAGCAGAAGGAGAGGAAGTAGAAATTTTGACATTATGTTAGCGAACGCATCTCCTGATTACTTGCCCTTTGAATTCAGAGCTCTTGAAGTTGCCTTGGAGACCGCCTGTACTTTTTTGGACACTCAG GCAGCAGAACTAGAAATTGAGGCATATCCACTGTTGGATGAACTGACATCAAAGATCAGCACACTGAATCTGGAACGAGTTCGCCGATTAAAGAGCAGACTTGTTGCATTAACTCGGAGGGTTCAAAAG GTTAGGGATGAGATAGAGCAGCTCATGGATGATGATGGAGACATGGCTGAAATGTATCTTACTGAGAAGAAAAGACGCATGGAATCATCTTTTTATGGGGATCAATCTTTGATGGGAGCCCGATCAGTTGACGTGTTGCTGTCTGTTTCTGCTCCCATTTCTCCTGTTTCTTCACCCCCTTGTGGCAGAAAGCTTGAAAAAAGCCTGAGTATTGCAAGGAGCAGACAGGAGAGTGTGAGGAGCTCAGAAAGTGTTAATAGAATAGAAGAGCTAGAAATGTTGTTGGAGGCATACTTTGTTGTCATTGATAGCACGCTCAACAAATTGACTTCG CTGAAGGAGTATATTGATGATACTGAAGACTTCATCAACATTCAGCTG GATAATGTTCGAAACCAGCTTATACAGTTTGAGTTATTACTCACTACTGCAACTTTCGTTGTTGCCATATTTGGGGTTGTAGCCGGTATATTTGGAATGAACTTTCCTATTCCCTTGTTTGATGACCCGGATGCATTCAAATGGGTTATGATAATCACTGGAGTTTCTGGACTCATTATGTTTTGCCTATTTTTATGGTTTTACAAGTATAGAAGATTGATGCCGCTATAG
- the LOC140880716 gene encoding magnesium transporter MRS2-1-like isoform X2 translates to MADLKERLLLPKPASAFNLRDSSCRPAASGWLGVEVSGLKKRGQGLRSWIRVDANGNSQVIEVDKFTMMRRCDLPARDLRLLDPLFVYPSTILGREKAIVVNLEQIRCIITADEVLLLNSLDSYVLQYVVELQRRLQAADVGEVWQSEGPELSRRRGSRNFDIMLANASPDYLPFEFRALEVALETACTFLDTQAAELEIEAYPLLDELTSKISTLNLERVRRLKSRLVALTRRVQKVRDEIEQLMDDDGDMAEMYLTEKKRRMESSFYGDQSLMGARSVDVLLSVSAPISPVSSPPCGRKLEKSLSIARSRQESVRSSESVNRIEELEMLLEAYFVVIDSTLNKLTSLKEYIDDTEDFINIQLDNVRNQLIQFELLLTTATFVVAIFGVVAED, encoded by the exons ATGGCAGACCTTAAAGAACGCCTACTCCTACCAAAACCTGCTTCTGCTTTTAATCTCAGAGATTCATCGTGTAGGCCGGCTGCCTCTGGCTGGCTAGGGGTGGAAGTGTCTGGCCTCAAAAAGCGAGGGCAAGGCCTTAGATCATGGATACGAGTAGATGCCAATGGGAATTCCCAAGTGATAGAGGTTGACAAGTTCACTATGATGCGTCGTTGTGATCTTCCTGCACGTGATCTAAGATTATTGGATCCGTTGTTTGTTTACCCCTCAACCATCCTCGGTCGAGAGAAGGCAATTGTTGTGAATCTTGAGCAGATTCGATGTATCATCACTGCAGATGAGGTTTTGTTGTTAAATTCTCTTGATAGCTATGTACTACAGTATGTGGTGGAGCTGCAGCGACGTCTACAAGCGGCGGATGTTGGTGAAGTTTGGCAGTCTGAAGGTCCAGAGTTAAGCAGAAGGAGAGGAAGTAGAAATTTTGACATTATGTTAGCGAACGCATCTCCTGATTACTTGCCCTTTGAATTCAGAGCTCTTGAAGTTGCCTTGGAGACCGCCTGTACTTTTTTGGACACTCAG GCAGCAGAACTAGAAATTGAGGCATATCCACTGTTGGATGAACTGACATCAAAGATCAGCACACTGAATCTGGAACGAGTTCGCCGATTAAAGAGCAGACTTGTTGCATTAACTCGGAGGGTTCAAAAG GTTAGGGATGAGATAGAGCAGCTCATGGATGATGATGGAGACATGGCTGAAATGTATCTTACTGAGAAGAAAAGACGCATGGAATCATCTTTTTATGGGGATCAATCTTTGATGGGAGCCCGATCAGTTGACGTGTTGCTGTCTGTTTCTGCTCCCATTTCTCCTGTTTCTTCACCCCCTTGTGGCAGAAAGCTTGAAAAAAGCCTGAGTATTGCAAGGAGCAGACAGGAGAGTGTGAGGAGCTCAGAAAGTGTTAATAGAATAGAAGAGCTAGAAATGTTGTTGGAGGCATACTTTGTTGTCATTGATAGCACGCTCAACAAATTGACTTCG CTGAAGGAGTATATTGATGATACTGAAGACTTCATCAACATTCAGCTG GATAATGTTCGAAACCAGCTTATACAGTTTGAGTTATTACTCACTACTGCAACTTTCGTTGTTGCCATATTTGGGGTTGTAGCCG AAGATTGA